In Halosimplex halophilum, the genomic stretch ACTGGACCGCCTCGGCTACGGCGCGGTGTCGGTCCGCGCGGGCGACGGCAAGGAGGGGTGGGCCGAGCACGCCCCCTACGACCGCGCGTACCTGACCTGCGCCGCCCCCGAGTTCCCCGAGCCCGTCGTCGAGCAGGTCCGCCCCGGCGGGTACGTGCTCGCGCCGATCGGCCGCCGCCAGCAGACGCTCGTCCGCGCCCGCCGGCGCGCCGACGGGTCGCTGGACCGGGACGAGTACGGCGGCGTCCGGTTCGTCGAGCTGCAGTAGCCCGGCGTTTCTTCGGCGACGGTTTTCGACCGCCGACGAGCGCGTCACGCTCGACCCGACCCCCGTTCGTATCTCCCAGTAGTGTATTCTAGAATAAATTAGGATTGACGAAACAATTATGTAGCAACCAAATGTAACCGAAACTGGAGTTATGGAGTACAAAACCGCAGGCCGATTCCTGGCATCGCTGGTAGTACTGTCGATGATCGCGACCAGTTTCACGGCGGGGACCGTCGCCGCCGACACGACGGCGGCGGCGGACGCGTCCGTCAGCGGCGCGGAGGGCGCGACTGCGGAGTTCGGGTCCATCCTCGTCGGCGAGGCGTGTGAGAAGGCCGACTCCTCACAGGCGGAACTCGCCTGTCAGGTCCTGCTCGGCGCGTCCACGGTCACGAAGTACACGACGCTCGCCAGTCTGGTCGGTGGTCCGTACGGGTGGGCCGCCTCCATCCTGATCGGACTCTGACCGCCGGGCGACCCACACTTTTTTATCCGTCACACGACAACCGATAATGACGTTAAACCAATCAGAAAAACATATGAATTCGAAAGAGACAGTCCGCTCGTCGTCGGATCCGGACAACGCGCGCGGTGACCTGGTACAGTTGCTCGTCGTCGTCGTGCTCGCGACGCTACCGCTCGACGCGCTCGGGCTCTCCGTCGCGGGCGTCCTCCCCGAGAGCGTGTCGCTGCTCGCGCTGGAGCCGGTCTGGGCCGGCGTCGTCGCGGTGCTGGGCCTCGCCTTCGGGGCCGTCGTCGCCCACAACCACAGCCTCCCGGCCGAAAACCAGCGCGCGGGCCGAGTCGCGGCCGCCGGCATCGCGCTGGCCGTTCCGGCGCTGGCCGCGAACGTGTTGCTCGCCGCCAACGGATACCTGTTCGCGTACGTCCTGTGCAACGGCACCGGCTACGGGGTCGGGTACCTGTACCACCAGTACGGTCCCGGAGCCTAGCCCGGTATCAGCGGATGACGGTCACTGACGGTCCGGTCGTCGCGGGGGCGCTGACGCGTCGGTTCGCCGTGCTCCGGTCGGCGGTCCGAGCCAACGGACGGCTGATCGGCGCCGCGGCGGCCGTCTATCTGTCCGGTGCGGTGCTGGGGCTGGGCGTCGGCTCGACGCTCGACTACGCGCGACTGGCACGGGCCAGCGGCGGCACCGCGGTCGCCGGGGCCGGAGCGGGCGCTTCCTTCGCCGACCTGCTGGCGATCAACCTCGCAGTGGCCGTCGCGCTGCTCGCCGGCACCGTGACGTTCGGCACCGTGCCGCTCGTGTTACTGTTCTCCAACGGGGTGTTCCACTTCTACTTCGTCGGGCTGGTCCCGGCCGGCCCCCTCGAGGTCGCCGCGTTGCTGGTCCCACACGGGCTGTTCGAACTCCCCGCCCTGTGGATCGCGGGGGCGGCGGGGTTCCGGCTCCCCGTCAACTTCCTGTCGTACCTGCGCGAGCGGCGCGACACCGTGGTCGACCGGTCCGAACTGCGCGAACTCGGCGTGCTCGCGGCGCTCGCGCTCTCGCTGATCGTCGTCGGCGCGGTCGTCGAAGCCACGGTCACGACCTGGCTGGCGGGTCACGTCCTGTGACTCGCTGTCGACCGCGTCCGGCGGCACCCGCGCGGAGGCCCGGACCCGCGGCGCGGGGTCGCGGCGGCGTCAGAGTCCGAGCAGCCGGGCGTTGAACACGAGGACCGTCAGGAGGACGCTACAGAGCGTCGGGACCGCCGCGATCGCCGCCGCCGT encodes the following:
- a CDS encoding stage II sporulation protein M gives rise to the protein MTVTDGPVVAGALTRRFAVLRSAVRANGRLIGAAAAVYLSGAVLGLGVGSTLDYARLARASGGTAVAGAGAGASFADLLAINLAVAVALLAGTVTFGTVPLVLLFSNGVFHFYFVGLVPAGPLEVAALLVPHGLFELPALWIAGAAGFRLPVNFLSYLRERRDTVVDRSELRELGVLAALALSLIVVGAVVEATVTTWLAGHVL